DNA from Halobaculum sp. XH14:
GCGAAGGCGAAGGAGATCGTCGAGAAGCTCCCGATGGACTCGGACGACGAGGGCGGCGAACTCGACGAGGCCGACCCCGCCGCCGGCGCGGACGACGGGGAGAAGGAGGAACAGCGGCTCGGCTCGCGCGACAACTTCTGGGGCTCGTAGGGCGCGAGCGTCCCGGAAGCCGCACACTGACAGTCCGAACTATCCCTTTTTGCCCCCGGCGGCCCCAGGGCAGGTATGGCCGACTCCCAGGGGGACGCCGACGCCGTCGAGGTCGACGTCGACGAGGTGCTCGACGGCGCCGGCTTCGATCCCGAGTCGAGCGTGCTCACGCGCCGGCAAGCCGAGGTGCTGGCGCTCCGGGAACGCGGCACCCGGCAGGCCGACATCGCGGCACTGCTTGGCACCTCCCGCGCGAACGTCTCCAGCGTCGAGGCCAGCGCCCGCGAGAACGTCGAGAAGGCGAGCGAGACGGTCGCGTTCGCGGAGGCGCTGGCGGCCCCGGTTCGGGTCGAGGTCGAGTCCGGCGCGGACCTCTATGACGTCCCCCGGCGCGTCTTCGGGGCCTGCGACGAGGCCGACGTGAAGGTGAACCACACCGCCCCCGGGCTGATGAACCTCGTGAGCGAGGAGGCCGGCACCGCGGTCCAGGGGCGACAGGTCGTCGACCCGATCCTCGTCGGCGTCACCACGGGCGGTGCCGTCCGCGTGCGGCGATCCGAGTAGTTCCCCGCGGCACCGACGCTAGTCAGAACTTCCCGTCCCGTTTCAGCCGCGAAACCACCTCCCGCACGCGCTGTGTCTCCCCCTTCGGCACCACCAGCACGCGGTCGTCGTACGCGACGACACAGAGGTCTTCGACGCCCACGAGCGAGACGTGTTTGTCGTCGCCGGCGACGACGTTCCCCACCGAATCGAGCGTCAGCGCGTCCGCCGCGAGCGTGTTGCCGTCCGCGTCGCTGCCAAGTACTCGTTCGAGCGCGTCCCACGAGCCCAGGTCGTCCCACTCGAAGTCGGCCGGCACGAGCGCGGCGTCCGCTGCCCGCTCCATCACCGCGTAGTCGACGCTGATCGGTTCGACGGCGTCGAAGCCCGCGTCGGGGTCCGGGTCCTCGGCCTCCAGCGCATCGACGAGCGGCGCGAGCGGGGTGTCCCGGGCGGCCGCGAACAGCGCCGATGGCGTCCAGGCGAAGACGCCCGCGTTCCAGCGATAGCCCGCCGCGACGTACTCCCGGGCCGTCTCGGCGTCCGGCTTCTCGTGGAACGCGGCGAGGTCGCGGTAGCGGTCGCCGCCGTCACCGCGGTCGTCGTGGTCGCACCCGTCGCCGCCGGTGGTCCGCTTCGCGCCCGGTTCGACGTAGCCGTAGCCGGTGGCCGGCCGCGTCGGTTCGACGCCGAAGGCGACGAGCGCGTCGGCGTCGGCCGCGACCCGGACACCCCGGAGCATCGTCGCCGCGAACGCCTCGGCGTCCGGGACGTGGTGGTCCGCCGGGAGGCAGACGACCACCGGCTCCGTGCCGCCGTCCCCGTCGGCCCCGCTTGCGACGCGTTCCCCGGCCACCCACGTCGCGTACAGGAGCGCCGGTCCGGTGTCCTTGCCGGCCGGCTCGACGACGATCTCGGCGTCGGGTGCGTGTTTCGGGATCTCGTCGGCGAACTCGGGTCGCGTGGCGACGAGGACGCGGTCGGCGAAGTCGGCCCTTGCGACGGTGCGCGCGAGGAGGCTTTCGTCCCGGCCGCCGCCCGCACCGCCTCCGAGCGGGAGGAACTGTTTCGGCCGATGGCTCCGGGAGGCCGGGTAGAGCCGCGACCCGGTTCCGCCCGCCAGAACTACGGCGACGACGGGGCGGTCGGGTGTGGGTTCGCTCACCACGTCTGGACCCGCCCGCCGCGGACGTCCTCGGCACAGCCCTCGCAGTCCACGTTGCCGGCCTCGAAGCAGTCCGGGTGGCCCGCCGCATCGAGGGCGACGGCGCGCTTCTCGGCGTAGCGCCGGCAGACGATCCTCGCGTCCCCCTCGTCGTTCGCGGGGAGGCCGAACTCCGCCGGGTCGGCCAGGTCGGGCGTGCCGGCGTCCGTCCGCCCCTCGCGGTAGGCGTCCCTGCTTCGGGCGTACTCCCGGCCGGCCTTCCGGGCCTGCTGGCGCAGGACGCGGCGGAGGCGGTCGGTCAGCGTCATGGCCGACCCTGCGCCGGCCAGGGACATAGGTCCGTTGCCGTCGGGGCGTGCCGGCGAGCCCGCTCGCTCGCGGACCCACTCCGACGCAGTACCCGTGTTCTGACCACTTCCCCCCGCTCCCGGAGTCTTAAATAGGATAGCGCACCAACCGGCGTATGCCTCCCACCGAAAAACTGAGCGGAGGCGAGAGACCCATGGCAGATTTGCAAACCCAGGCGGAAGAGATACACGAGCAGTTTTCGGACCATCTGGACGTCCCCGTCGAGGAGGTCGAGGAGAAACTCGACGCGCTCGTCACCGAGTACAGCGTTCCCGTCGAGGAGGCGCGCCGCAGCGTCGTGAACTCCTACCTCGACGAGGCGGGGATGGAACGCGACGAACTCGGCCCCGGCGGGGCTGAAGAGGCGCTCGTCGGCGAGATCGACGAGGACGAACGGTGGGTCGACCTCCGGGTGAAGGTTGCGGACCTCTGGGACCCCGGCCACGATTCCATCGCGCAGGTGGGCCTGCTCGGCGACGAGTCGGGCACCATCAAGTTCGTCGCCTTCGAGACGAGCGAACTCCCGGAACTCGAGGAGGGCACGAGCTACGCGCTGGGCAACGTCGTCACCGACGAGTACCAGGGCAACTACTCGGTGAAGCTGAACAAGACGACCACCATCACGGAGCTCGACGAGGAGATCGAGGTCGGCGACGACTCGACCGAGGTCGAGGGTGCGCTGGTGGACATCCAGTCCGGCTCCGGGCTCATCAAGCGCTGCCCCGAGGAGGACTGCACCCGGGTGCTCCAGAACGGCCGCTGTAGCGAGCACGGCCAGGTCGACGGCGAGTTCGACCTGCGAATCAAGGCCGTCCTCGACGACGGCGAGTCCGTCCAGGAGGTCATCTTCGACGAGGAGGCGACGACCGACCTGACGGGCATCACGCTCGAGGAGGCCAAGGAGATGGCACAGGACGCCCTCGACACGACGGTCGTCGGCGAGGAGATGGCGGACCAGGTCGTCGGGCGCTACTACTGCGTCCGCGGGCCGACGTTCGGCCGCTACGTGCTCGTCGACGAGTTCGAGACGCTGGCCGGGCCGGCGGATGCCGAGGACGTGCTGATCAAAGCGAGGTCGATGTAGATGTCAGGAAACGTTCCCATGCGGGAGGTCGCCCGACGGGCGTTCGCCCGCGAGTACAACGACGCCAGCTACACGTTCAAGGAGTCCGACGACGAGCGCGCGCCGCTCTACTTGCTCCTCCCGACGGGGGAGCGGGCGAACCGCGTGTTCCTCGTCGGCACGCTCACCGAGAAGGAGGACGTGGGCGAGGACAGCGAGTACTGGCGCGGCCGCATCGTCGATCCGACTGGCACGTTCTTCACCTACGCCGGGCAGTACCAGCCCGAGGCAGCGAGCGCACTCCGGGAACTGGAGCCGCCGGCCTACGTCGCGGTGGTCGGCAAGCCGCGGACGTACGAGACCGACGACGGCAGCGTCAACGTCTCGGTCCGGCCGGAATCCATCTCGGCGGTCGACGCCGAGACCCGCGACCGCTGGGTCGTCGAGACGGCCCGCCGGACGCTCGAACGCGTCGAGGCGTTCGACGACGAGGGCAACGAGTACGCGCTGATGGCCCGCGAGGAGTACGACCTCCCGATGGAGGAGTACACCGACGCCGCCATCGCCGCGCTCGAATCGCTCGACGCCGGCGACGAACTCGAGGAGGAAGAGGCGCCCGCGTAGGTCCGGTTCGGATCGCGCGACGTACGACTCCGCGTTCCCCCCACGCGGTTTTTTTTTCGAACCGGCCGGCGGCGGGTTCGGACGCTTCCGGATGCGGTGGTGCGCGTGACGGCGAGCCCCCCTGTGGGGCTCGCAAACGCGTGCGAGGGATGAGACGCGCAGCGAGCGTGCGAGCATCGCAATCAGTTGGGGAGGGTGTGGCCTGTAATCACCGCCAGCGACAGTAATCTGCTTCACAGCGAACCCCGCAACGACGCTCGGCGGATCTACCAACTCCGTAACCCGTCGACGGAACTGAACGACATCACCGACGAACGCCCACTCCCTTTTCACCCCGGGGGTCCAAGCCCGGCGCATGCGAGACGTCGAAGTCACGCGGTTCGTCGCGTCGTCGCCCCCGG
Protein-coding regions in this window:
- a CDS encoding DUF7091 family protein — protein: MTLTDRLRRVLRQQARKAGREYARSRDAYREGRTDAGTPDLADPAEFGLPANDEGDARIVCRRYAEKRAVALDAAGHPDCFEAGNVDCEGCAEDVRGGRVQTW
- a CDS encoding mannose-1-phosphate guanylyltransferase codes for the protein MSEPTPDRPVVAVVLAGGTGSRLYPASRSHRPKQFLPLGGGAGGGRDESLLARTVARADFADRVLVATRPEFADEIPKHAPDAEIVVEPAGKDTGPALLYATWVAGERVASGADGDGGTEPVVVCLPADHHVPDAEAFAATMLRGVRVAADADALVAFGVEPTRPATGYGYVEPGAKRTTGGDGCDHDDRGDGGDRYRDLAAFHEKPDAETAREYVAAGYRWNAGVFAWTPSALFAAARDTPLAPLVDALEAEDPDPDAGFDAVEPISVDYAVMERAADAALVPADFEWDDLGSWDALERVLGSDADGNTLAADALTLDSVGNVVAGDDKHVSLVGVEDLCVVAYDDRVLVVPKGETQRVREVVSRLKRDGKF
- a CDS encoding Tfx family DNA-binding protein: MADSQGDADAVEVDVDEVLDGAGFDPESSVLTRRQAEVLALRERGTRQADIAALLGTSRANVSSVEASARENVEKASETVAFAEALAAPVRVEVESGADLYDVPRRVFGACDEADVKVNHTAPGLMNLVSEEAGTAVQGRQVVDPILVGVTTGGAVRVRRSE
- a CDS encoding RPA family protein; translated protein: MSGNVPMREVARRAFAREYNDASYTFKESDDERAPLYLLLPTGERANRVFLVGTLTEKEDVGEDSEYWRGRIVDPTGTFFTYAGQYQPEAASALRELEPPAYVAVVGKPRTYETDDGSVNVSVRPESISAVDAETRDRWVVETARRTLERVEAFDDEGNEYALMAREEYDLPMEEYTDAAIAALESLDAGDELEEEEAPA
- a CDS encoding replication factor A (Replication protein A protects and stabilize the intermediate ssDNA that is generated by the unwinding action of a DNA helicase at the replication fork. In addition, SSBs prevent the formation of secondary structures by single-stranded template DNA.); the encoded protein is MADLQTQAEEIHEQFSDHLDVPVEEVEEKLDALVTEYSVPVEEARRSVVNSYLDEAGMERDELGPGGAEEALVGEIDEDERWVDLRVKVADLWDPGHDSIAQVGLLGDESGTIKFVAFETSELPELEEGTSYALGNVVTDEYQGNYSVKLNKTTTITELDEEIEVGDDSTEVEGALVDIQSGSGLIKRCPEEDCTRVLQNGRCSEHGQVDGEFDLRIKAVLDDGESVQEVIFDEEATTDLTGITLEEAKEMAQDALDTTVVGEEMADQVVGRYYCVRGPTFGRYVLVDEFETLAGPADAEDVLIKARSM